AAACTCTCTTGCTGTCAAATTCGCATGAGGTAAGTAATTACTATCACTAAAATTCGTCGTTGCCCACGGATAAATAATCGCATACGCAATTTCTGGATCCTCAAACGGTGCATATCCTACATTAACGATATTAATCGTATCCGTACCATATTTCTCTTTTTGAGGTCCATAATAAACTACTTGCGCTGTACCAGTTTTACCGGCGGCTGTGTAATCTGCAGTTTCAAATTGTCTACGTGCTGACCCTTTTGAGCCAAAATAAACGCGACGTAGGCCTTCTTGAACTTGTTGAATTTCTTCTTCACTATTTTCAATACGGTTTAAAATTGTAGGTGTTACTTCATCAACTACTTGACCTAAATTTTCACCATCTGGAGAAGGTTTACGAATTTCTTTTAGCAAGCGAGGTTGAATGCGATAGCCTCCATTGGCAATCGTCGAAATATACTGCGCTAATTGCATCGTTGTATACGTATCAAACTGACCGATTGCTAAGTTTAATAATTTTACATCTGTATCTGGATCAGCTTGATAGCCGATTGCTTCACCAGGTAAATCAATACCAGTAGGAACACCTAAGCCAAACTGTGCATATTGATTTCTCATTGTTTGCAATGTACCTTTATCTAAACTAAAACGTGCGCCAGGTGTATACGTACGCCCCCCTATACCCATTGCAATTTTAAACATGTAAACATTTGATGAACGCTCAAGTGCAGTTAAATCGTCCACCATCACACTGCCTGTTTTGTTGAATAATGAGTTTAATGTTATATTCCCTATATGCATTGGAGCATCGAGCATGACAGAACCTGGTTTAATCACGTCTTCATTATACCCCATTAATACCGTTGCAGCTTTAACAGCAGAGCCCGCCTCATAAGCAGTTGTAAAAGTACCATAAGAATAGTCGACAATGTATGGCTTGCCTGTTTCTTTATCCTTTTCGATTTTCTTACCAACTACTGAGAGCAGTTCACCCGTTTTTGGATTCATAGCTACCATAAAAGCACGATCTAATAAATCGGAGCCCCCTCTAGATTTTAATTCTAGTAATTGGCGCTCAACAATTTCTTCCGCCTTTTTTTGTAATTCATTATCAATTGTTGTAACTAAATCCTTACCTGGTTCCCCTTCGAACGTCGTCATCGTCTCCACAACTTGACCTTTTTTGTTCGTTACGTTTTTAACAACGGATTTTTCCCCTTGTAAAATGTCTTCGTATTGTGCTTCAAAATAAGATTCTCCAACACGATCATTTCGAGAATAATCACGTGCTAAATAGTGATTTAGCTGCGACTTGGGAACCCCTTTACTTGGGATTGTTGTACGCCCTAAAACTGCTAGTGGCGTTAATCGAACACGTTTCCAATCCGTTGTTGTATTGACACCTGGTAACTCAGAAAGCTGTTCAGAGACACGTGCAAACTCTTCATCTGATACATTTTCACCTTTAATAATCTGTGGTGATA
This portion of the Solibacillus daqui genome encodes:
- a CDS encoding peptidoglycan D,D-transpeptidase FtsI family protein: MRKITQNRKPNPKAQQRASLTFRMNVLFFSIFVLFSILIFRLGYLQIVKGEDYVRALERTEEVRVNTSVPRGRIFDRYGRILVDNQPENAITYTKMQTTKSSEMLEIAEKLAGLIEQPTEKVTQRDKLDFWILRNPDDAKAKVTEQEMTEFRNQNEELETKEINQEYDKRIRERITDAELAQLSDFDLEVLAIYREMMTGYNLSPQIIKGENVSDEEFARVSEQLSELPGVNTTTDWKRVRLTPLAVLGRTTIPSKGVPKSQLNHYLARDYSRNDRVGESYFEAQYEDILQGEKSVVKNVTNKKGQVVETMTTFEGEPGKDLVTTIDNELQKKAEEIVERQLLELKSRGGSDLLDRAFMVAMNPKTGELLSVVGKKIEKDKETGKPYIVDYSYGTFTTAYEAGSAVKAATVLMGYNEDVIKPGSVMLDAPMHIGNITLNSLFNKTGSVMVDDLTALERSSNVYMFKIAMGIGGRTYTPGARFSLDKGTLQTMRNQYAQFGLGVPTGIDLPGEAIGYQADPDTDVKLLNLAIGQFDTYTTMQLAQYISTIANGGYRIQPRLLKEIRKPSPDGENLGQVVDEVTPTILNRIENSEEEIQQVQEGLRRVYFGSKGSARRQFETADYTAAGKTGTAQVVYYGPQKEKYGTDTINIVNVGYAPFEDPEIAYAIIYPWATTNFSDSNYLPHANLTAREFLDAYFELKNKYVEEGISTSKVEKPIIKDSDEKLSEDEEVEKVTE